A genomic region of Raphanus sativus cultivar WK10039 chromosome 6, ASM80110v3, whole genome shotgun sequence contains the following coding sequences:
- the LOC130496238 gene encoding uncharacterized protein LOC130496238, with protein sequence MVSDLLLQWSIWITHVQSLQIKVHKRLHEQFEVLRSTRNGVSRLMVWSAVYTKTCCIYVPVKEEAFYIVEKDAEVANIETSGAICKSYRETDMMVSLDIVRV encoded by the exons ATGGTATCGGATTTGTTGTTGCAGTG GAGCATTTGGATCACCCACGTTCAAAGCTTACAAATAAAAGTTCACAAACGTCTCCATGAGCAGTTTGAG GTTTTAAGATCAACTCGCAATGGTGTAAGCAGGTTAATGGTTTGGAGTGCTGTTTATACCAAAACATGTTGCATATATGTTCCGGTTAAAGAAGAAGCATTTTATATTGTGGAAAAGGATGCAGAAGTAGCAAATATTGAAACTTCTGGTGCAATCTGCAAGTCCTATCGTGAAACTGATATGATGGTCTCTTTAGACATAGTGCGTGTATAA
- the LOC130496027 gene encoding PLASMODESMATA CALLOSE-BINDING PROTEIN 1-like, giving the protein MAALVLSLLLLVLAMADHSSASWCVCKGLSDNVLQKTIDYACGNGADCNPIHPKAPCFNPDNVRSHCNYAVNSFFQKKRQASGTCDFSGTATPTNSDPSYSGCTFPTSASGSGGSTTVTPGTTNPKGSSSTTTLPGGNSPYSGTSTNGVFGNNSTGANGTGVNPDYTTESSAFGLKNSSKLLTFLVLIASSGFCSFLML; this is encoded by the exons ATGGCTGCTCTGGTTCTCTCACTTCTCCTTCTAGTTCTAGCCATGGCTGACCATTCTA GTGCCTCATGGTGTGTGTGCAAAGGCCTGAGTGATAATGTGTTACAGAAGACCATAGACTATGCTTGTGGAAATGGAGCAGACTGTAACCCCATTCACCCAAAAGCACCTTGCTTTAACCCTGACAATGTTAGGTCTCACTGCAACTATGCAGTCAACAGCTTCTTCCAAAAGAAGCGTCAAGCTTCAGGCACTTGTGATTTCAGTGGCACTGCCACTCCTACTAACTCCGATCCAA GTTATTCAGGATGTACCTTCCCTACTAGTGCCAG TGGCTCTGGAGGCAGCACAACAGTGACACCTGGGACAACCAATCCAAAAGGCAGCTCAAGCACCACCACACTTCCTGGTGGCAACAGTCCTTATTCAGGAACCTCAACCAATGGAGTTTTTGGGAACAATAGCACAGGAGCCAACGGGACAGGAGTTAACCCGGACTACACGACGGAAAGCAGCGCGTTTGGTCTCAAGAACTCAAGCAAACTGCTCACCTTCCTTGTCTTGATCGCTTCGAGTGGATTCTGTTCTTTCTTGATGCTCTAA